The Trichoderma atroviride chromosome 5, complete sequence genome contains a region encoding:
- a CDS encoding uncharacterized protein (EggNog:ENOG41): MAATLFINGKFFAAQDDEKNHQAKFHECMLVENGIIEYVGSADANIHALASTKGAEVQDLKGRHVLPSFIDGHVHALLLGQSLQRLNLENCTSLQEIRDVISVYAATHPDASRILCGGWMEFQTDGKADVSMLDDLDPRPIYIMSRDLHACWCSTAAIKDMGLESAPNPVGGTIHRDNQGRTTGLLSETACTLLAWPHLAQIATPAERVGAIRGAIEALHTVGCTGFVEMAMDEIGWEALQTLRTEMGGQLPLHIAAHWLVRPTDSTNGDSEELNRAIELSRQFNSETSPDLRIVGIKIMCDGVVDSCTAALVEPYSTTGLSTAPIWTGEALGAVVRKADRAGLQCALHAIGDAAAKLAIDALSDNGTPGRRHRIEHLELTSPGDGARLAAAGITASIQPAHADPVLLKAWPELLGTKRCGRAFAYGDFAASGANISIGSDSPTAPWDVLRNLYTATTRRSVRDQDYTVVMNPEFALSLCQAMQGATRGSAYACFAEGWTGSLAKGLQANFAVTEMEWTPESLLHARVQETWYKGKKVYDAAKSV; this comes from the coding sequence ATGGCGGCCACACTGTTTATAAACGGCAAGTTCTTTGCCGCCCAAGACGACGAAAAAAACCACCAAGCCAAGTTCCATGAGTGCATGCTCGTTGAAAATGGCATCATTGAATACGTTGGCAGCGCTGATGCCAACATCCATGCTCTGGCTTCTACAAAGGGGGCTGAGGTGCAAGATCTCAAGGGCCGTCATGTTCTTCCCAGTTTCATAGACGGTCACGTACACGCTCTTCTCCTCGGTCAGTCTCTACAGAGGCTAAACTTGGAAAACTGCACAAGTTTACAGGAGATTCGAGATGTCATCAGCGTCTATGCAGCCACTCACCCCGATGCATCTCGCATCCTGTGCGGTGGCTGGATGGAGTTCCAGACTGATGGCAAGGCTGATGTGTCCATGTTGGACGACTTGGATCCGCGACCCATCTATATCATGTCGAGAGATCTCCATGCATGTTGGTGTAGTACGGCGGCAATCAAAGACATGGGGCTAGAGTCTGCACCCAACCCAGTTGGAGGGACGATACATCGCGACAACCAAGGCAGAACAACTGGTCTCCTCAGCGAGACTGCTTGCACGCTTCTGGCATGGCCGCATCTGGCACAAATTGCAACACCGGCAGAGCGAGTTGGGGCAATTAGGGGCGCAATTGAGGCTCTTCATACCGTTGGCTGCACCGGCTTTGTGGAAATGGCCATGGACGAAATCGGCTGGGAGGCGTTGCAGACTCTCCGCACCGAGATGGGCGGCCAGCTTCCCCTGCACATTGCGGCTCACTGGCTGGTCCGCCCAACGGACTCTACAAATGGCGATTCGGAGGAGCTCAATCGGGCCATTGAGCTGAGTCGACAGTTCAACTCCGAAACATCGCCAGACTTGCGCATCGTGGGCATCAAGATCATGTGCGACGGGGTTGTTGACTCGTGCACCGCAGCTCTAGTCGAGCCGTACTCCACCACCGGCCTATCGACAGCTCCCATCTGGACCGGCGAGGCTCTCGGGGCAGTCGTGCGCAAAGCAGATCGAGCCGGCCTGCAGTGTGCCCTGCATgccattggcgatgccgccgccaagctgGCCATTGATGCCCTGTCAGATAACGGCACCCCGGgtcgccgccatcgcatCGAGCATCTCGAGCTAACCAGCCCTGGCGACGGAGCTcgtcttgctgccgccggcaTTACGGCGTCTATCCAGCCTGCCCACGCCGATCCGGTGCTGCTCAAGGCCTGGCCGGAACTCCTGGGCACAAAGCGCTGCGGACGAGCGTTTGCGTACGGAGACTTTGCTGCCTCTGGAGCCAACATTTCCATTGGATCGGACTCTCCTACTGCGCCGTGGGATGTGCTCCGCAACCTCTACACGGCGACGACTCGACGGTCTGTCCGTGACCAGGATTATACGGTGGTGATGAACCCGGAGTTTGCTCTTTCTCTATGCCAGGCAATGCAAGGGGCTACCCGTGGAAGCGCATACGCTTGTTTTGCCGAGGGCTGGACGGGCAGTCTAGCAAAGGGGTTACAGGCAAACTTTGCAGTGACGGAGATGGAATGGACGCCAGAATCGCTGCTCCATGCTCGAGTCCAGGAAACTTGGTACAAAGGCAAGAAAGTGTATGATGCAGCTAAAAGTGTTTAA
- a CDS encoding uncharacterized protein (EggNog:ENOG41~TransMembrane:1 (o400-417i)) — protein sequence MQAQAAKVPLRSRSKRGCWTCRIRHRKCDEGHPFCKECDNRNIHCHGYGPRPSWLDNEEQVRAELSLVKRAVKHNARQLSKGANSRTGPQLRNISSKPQQDAVAVAGPEQALWASCPSQEMRYREAELIMLYLDYIFPIQYPYYTDNPELGGRGWLFWLLLNNRPLRQASMTLAALYQRTKFARGTEYMEAELIEYHTTALSAMRHALSANEGNLALDEGGRLITFISSGCCLISFEILQGGSLSWQTHLDALTTVVSKLGPMFIGLDPTPREQSGSPTEQTTPPNGTTLSPIWRGMMYAKRFEFTKLLWFEILSTASTGVPPRLPYRQWLDSEEILMADFVGCENWVMRVIGDLSMIQVGGECNTPGEKRDSLLRLEKVLQNGIERLRRKVEDPPVSHYISRVFATGALVLLYVILSSTRPSEASIYAAVASVISELQQAPSDVSLRGVVWSICIAGAMAQPDQQAFFEHLMTRILNKTTNKTTKDFGNCASVQRILRQCWTKRHEDPRSDFTWRDAMEDIGDFPLLV from the exons ATGCAGGCGCAGGCGGCAAAAGTGCCGCTGAGGAGCCGGTCCAAGAGAGGCTGCTGGACGTGTCGCATCCGGCACCGCAAATGCGACGAGGGCCACCCCTTCTGCAAGGAGTGCGACAACCGCAACATCCACTGCCACGGCTACGGCCCTCGGCCCTCATGGCTGGACAACGAGGAGCAGGTCCGCGCCGAGCTGTCGCTGGTCAAGAGAGCCGTCAAGCACAACGCCAGGCAGCTGAGCAAGGGTGCCAACAGCAGGACGGGCCCTCAACTGCGGAACATTTCATCTAAACCGCAGCAGGACGCGGTCGCTGTAGCTGGCCCCGAGCAGGCCCTGTGGGCCTCGTGCCCGAGTCAGGAAATGCGGTACCGCGAGGCCGAGCTCATCATGCTCTACTTGGACTACATCTTCCCCATCCAGTATCCCTACTACACTGACAACCCCGAGCTGGGCGGCCGCggctggctcttctggctgctgctcaacaacCGCCCGCTGCGGCAGGCCTCGATGACGCTGGCCGCCCTCTACCAGCGGACCAAGTTTGCGCGAGGCACCGAGTACATGGAGGCCGAGCTGATAGAATACCACACCACGGCCCTGAGTGCCATGCGCCATGCCCTTTCGGCCAACGAAGGCAACCTTGCCCTGGACGAGGGCGGACGGCTCATCACCTTTATATCCAGCGGCTGTTGTCTCATTAGCTTTGAG ATTTTACAAGGAGGCTCACTGAGCTGGCAGACACATCTTGATGCCCTTACCACGGTTGTAAGCAAGCTGGGGCCAATGTTCATCGGCTTGGATCCCACGCCTCGAGAGCAGAGCGGCTCCCCAACTGAGCAGACGACGCCGCCCAATGGCACCACCCTGTCGCCTATATGGCGTGGCATGATGTATGCAAAGCGCTTCGAGTTTACGAAACTCCTCTGGTTTGAGATTCTCTCTACAGCCTCCACGGGAGTGCCACCACGCCTTCCATACCGACAGTGGCTGGATTCAGAGGAGATTCTGATGGCAGACTTTGTCGGCTGTGAGAATTGGGTGATGCGAGTCATTGGGGACTTGTCGATGATCCAGGTGGGAGGCGAGTGCAACACTCCAGGAGAAAAGCGCGATTCGCTGCTACGGCTTGAAAAGGTGCTGCAGAATGGCATCGAACGACTGCGGAGAAAAGTTGAAGAT CCACCAGTCTCACACTACATCTCGCGAGTGTTTGCTACCGGAGCCCTAGTTCTGCTCTACGTTATCCTGTCCAGCACTCGTCCTTCTGAAGCCAGCATCTACGCCGCCGTTGCATCCGTCATAAGCGAGCTCCAGCAGGCGCCTAGTGATGTTTCGCTTCGTGGAGTCGTTTGGTCGATCTGCATAGCGGGGGCCATGGCGCAGCCGGACCAACAGGCGTTTTTCGAGCATCTCATGACTCGCATCTTGAACAAGACGACGAATAAGACGACAAAGGACTTTGGCAACTGTGCGAGCGTGCAGCGGATCTTGCGACAGTGCTGGACCAAGAGACATGAAGATCCGAGATCTGACTTTACGTGGCGGGATGCAATGGAGGACATTGGAGACTTTCCGCTGCTGGTGTGA
- a CDS encoding uncharacterized protein (TransMembrane:9 (i43-73o93-117i129-150o170-195i216-238o268-288i396-417o429-446i458-477o)) gives MCDRDLEENGVAAIDEEKGDRSDAYLRRTKIENDNAHLEPSRWWFLASVFPMIAGTIGPVASAFSICALVSPWRQHLLPGQQPDQAQHIPDPVWLTAINAVQLGIAVTSNLFLLFNMARRVRFSIAQPITIVGWYFSAICLICLTCTGAGPLTEGLGFPSDEMIWSQSFYYAIWSAILYFIVASLMSITFWGALAGHYPKDFILSLSQRTLMLQTILVLLYLHVGATVFSAIEGWGYLDSVYWADVTLFTIGFGDFEPDTNLGKALTIPYAIVGIISLGLVIEAVRGLTLDGGKRRVLARMEEKKRRRLVRKISKRGGDDILEPIQDEILGPIQEEPDSPRSQAEFDFPRAQTDKTDKTDKTDKTDKSISNEFERRKAEFALMRKIQAKTSTRRKWMALGISSLVWLVFWVVGAVVFMQAEKPYQDWTYFQAFYFCFIAYTTIGYGDLVPVSNAGRSFFVFWSLMALPTITVLISHAGSTVIKIVRDGTIRLGNVTILPGEDAFSSSFKHMISRMTLGRAYKTFYESANPTMMLDAPKNNIKRIAEFMEQLEDDDLSDIERERDNANDSGEDFGGDNGKETRKRGRPDRLDSTASNFTTRVRRSLSRIRNHERKLPTGPDFHFLLISEIQAVAKHRKENKLYNYSFDEWAWYLKLIGEDEHNPLTHGKAKIKGKKPTGDSGEEEIVKWSWVGHRSPLMGSQSESDWILEKLVDRLQQSLSAESQRLRAENKRQRRKHRGAFDDYAM, from the exons ATGTGCGACAGAGACCTGGAAGAGAATGGCGTGGCAGCGATAGACGAAGAAAAGGGTGACCGGTCCGATGCCTATCTTCGCAGAACCAAGATAGAAAATGACAATGCTCATCTCGAGCCCAG TCGCTGGTGGTTTCTCGCCTCGGTGTTTCCCATGATTGCGGGAACCATCGGTCCTGTGGCTTCAGCATTCAGTATCTGCGCTCTGGTTTCACCGTGGAGGCAGCATCTCTTACCCGGACAACAACCTGATCAGGCGCAACATATTCCAGATCCAGTATG GCTCACAGCAATAAATGCCGTCCAACTGGGCATTGCCGTCACTTCCAATCTTTTCCTACTCTTCAACATGGCAAGGCGGGTTCGCTTCAGCATAGCACAGCCCATCACTATAGTGGGATG GTACTTCTCGGCAATTTGCCTGATATGCTTGACGTGCACTGGTGCTGGACCTCTGACTGAGGGGCTTGGCTTTCCTAGCGATGAGATGATCTGGTCACAGTCATTCTACTACGCCATATGGTCGGCCATACTATACTTCATCGTCGCATCACTCATGTCAATCACGTTCTGGGGGGCCTTGGCAGGCCACTACCCCAAGGATTTTATTCTGTCCCTCAGTCAGCGCACTTTGATGCTGCAAACCATTCTCGTCCTGCTATATCTCCACGTTGGAGCCACTGTCTTTTCCGCTATTGAGGGCTGGGGATATCTGGACTCTGTATACTGGGCTGATGTCACGCTGTTCAcgattggctttggcgacTTTGAACCTGATACAAATCTTGGAAAAGCACTTACAATCCCGTATGCCATTGTCGGAATCATCAGCTTGGGTCTGGTCATCGAGGCTGTTCGCGGCCTCACTCTCGACGGCGGAAAGCGCCGAGTCCTGGCTCGaatggaggaaaagaagagacgaagatTGGTACGCAAGATTTCGAAGCGAGGGGGTGATGACATTCTGGAGCCCATCCAGGACGAAATTCTGGGGCCTATCCAAGAAGAACCCGACTCTCCTCGTTCGCAAGCAGAATTCGACTTTCCTCGGGCGCAAACAGACAAAACTGATAAGACTGATAAAACTGATAAAACAGACAAATCCATTTCCAACGAGTTTGAACGACGCAAAGCTGAATTCGCTCTCATGCGCAAGATCCAAGCCAAGACATCTACACGCAGAAAGTGGATGGCTTTGGGCATTTCCAGCTTGGTTTGGCTCGTGTTCTGGGTGGTCGGAGCCGTGGTCTTCATGCAAGCTGAGAAACCCTACCAGGACTGGACGTACTTTCAAGCTTTTTACTTTTGTTTCATTGCGTACACGACGATTGGATATGGCGATCTAGTGCCCGTATCCAACGCTGGGAGGtccttcttcgtcttttgGTCTCTCATGGCTTTGCCGACCATAACGGTGCTTATTTCGCATGCCGGCAGCACTGTTATCAAAATCGTTCGAGATGGCACCATCCGCTTGGGAAACGTCACTATTCTGCCCGGAGAAGATGCCTTTtcctccagcttcaagcACATGATTAGCAGAATGACACTTGGAAGGGCGTACAAGACTTTCTACGAATCCGCCAACCCCACAATGATGCTCGATGCGCCAAAGAACAACATCAAAAGAATAGCCGAATTTATGGAACAgctggaggatgacgacCTTTCTGACATTGAGAGAGAACGTGATAATGCGAATGATAGCGGGGAGGATTTTGGAGGAGAtaatggaaaagaaacaagaaagagaggccGTCCCGACCGCCTTGACTCGACGGCATCAAACTTCACAACCAGAGTGCGCCGGTCGCTTTCGCGGATTCGCAATCATGAACGCAAGCTGCCCACCGGACCGGATTTCcactttcttctcatttccgAGATTCAAGCCGTCGCCAAgcacagaaaagaaaacaagttGTACAACTACTCGTTTGACGAATGGGCGTGGTACCTCAAACTCATTGGCGAGGACGAACACAACCCGCTTACTCACGGAAAGGCAAAGATTAAAGGGAAGAAACCAACGGGGGactctggagaagaggaaattgTAAAGTGGTCGTGGGTTGGACATCGCAGCCCTTTGATGGGGAGCCAGAGCGAGAGCGACTGGATACTGGAAAAATTGGTGGACAGGCTGCAACAGTCGCTGTCGGCTGAGAGTCAGAGGCTGAGGGCTGAGAATAAGAGGCAGCGACGGAAACATCGGGGTGCCTTTGATGATTATGCCATGTAA
- a CDS encoding uncharacterized protein (EggNog:ENOG41~TransMembrane:4 (i7-32o68-88i100-125o191-210i)) yields MAVSLPLAIALGALMIDGILELSFITSMVAWLHQTASGTFTVNFDGSTFELYGEPKHFLVDQGHTSNGAAGTAIILIGFGGIVTLFLRSRPHILGQKFTSFIYGLWLTILVLGLMLTLSALAYVFAVTNSHKGQMIDVKVASTTGNHKYALDTWTPQNWFPAVLKLDLANESQKNDIANHLRVMRGWQYNLIPMFLIQLTTTVLAFLEFLQRRRAGPSLVAYGAVERNSAEQKMVATP; encoded by the coding sequence ATGGCGGTTTCTCTACCTCTTGCTATCGCCCTGGGCGCGCTGATGATTGATGGCATCCTCGAGCTGTCATTCATTACCAGCATGGTGGCATGGCTTCACCAAACCGCCAGTGGTACTTTCACGGTCAACTTTGACGGCTCGACTTTCGAACTCTACGGCGAACCGAAACACTTCTTAGTTGACCAAGGCCACACCAGCAACGGCGCCGCGGGAACAGCAATCATCCTGATCGGCTTCGGAGGCATCGTCACTCTTTTCCTCAGAAGCCGACCTCACATCCTCGGCCAGAAATTCACGTCCTTCATCTACGGTCTATGGCTTACTATTCTTGTTCTGGGCCTCATGCTCACTCTCTCCGCCCTCGCTTACGTCTTCGCCGTTACAAACTCGCACAAGGGGCAGATGATTGATGTCAAAGTCGCCTCGACAACTGGCAACCACAAATATGCCCTCGATACATGGACACCCCAGAACTGGTTCCCTGCGGTGCTGAAGCTGGACCTGGCAAACGAAAGCCAGAAGAATGACATCGCAAATCACCTGCGAGTCATGCGAGGATGGCAGTACAATTTGATCCCGATGTTCTTGATTCAGCTTACGACTACTGTTTTGGCCTTCTTGGAGTTCCTGCAGAGGCGACGAGCAGGACCTTCTCTTGTTGCATATGGAGCCGTGGAACGAAACAGCGCAGAGCAAAAGATGGTTGCGACTCCTTGA
- a CDS encoding uncharacterized protein (EggNog:ENOG41~SECRETED:SignalP(1-20)), which yields MYTSRLCPFIWAYLVSTVLGSCPSFQGSFNASVLDLYPESADWDPVHCKIYFGLYYNSSVAVYDPYRDEYESIVFPGITGNDDYTITGIDYDGMGSMYFAATSYTAFEATTSGNPALANFTGPNSIIRYDTGTRTILWITDLVPLQKQVFQQTGKLITGFQDMAEDDQGNTYVIGSFGSIIIKINSTGTPKIWYQPRNINDTLVSGGIVRSGDRIVINDRVAPGLLTFNINEPKGLPVFVHPEGFPTNYTGGGDGLLLPARYGGKVILWSDDFYGTRVVGSRNNWKTAEYLGLVLMDDNLSKQGGYTTGSFEVGQTIYSLTEFFQPTRSVKPKQEFLMVDMTEQIDELVKGWKGEIL from the exons ATGTATACATCACGTTTATGCCCCTTCATCTGGGCATATCTTGTGAGTACAGTTTTGGGCTCATGCCCTTCTTTCCAGGGTTCCTTCAATGCATCCGTTTTGGATCTCTATCCTGAGAGCGCAGATTGGGATCCAGTACACTGCAAAATATACTTTGG CCTCTACTACAATTCTTCGGTTGCTGTTTATGATCCATATCGTGATGAATATGAGTCAATCGTCTTCCCTGGAATCACTGGCAATGACGACTACACCATTACTGGTATTGACTACGACGGAATGGGATCAATGTACTTTGCAGCAACTTCATATACAGCCTTTGAGGCAACGACCTCTGGAAATCCGGCGCTGGCAAATTTCACCGGCCCCAATAGTATTATTCGATATGATACTGGGACCCGTACAATTCTGTGGATAACAGATCTGGTGCCGCTACAGAAGCAAGTATTCCAGCAAACGGGAAAACTGATTACAGGATTCCAAGATATGGCAGAAGATGACCAAGGGAACACCTACGTGATAGGATCGTTTGGCTCTATTATTATCAAAATCAACAGCACTGGTACGCCAAAAATCTGGTACCAACCAAGAAACATCAACGACACACTTGTTTCAGGCGGCATTGTTCGATCAGGGGACAGGATTGTCATCAACGATCGAGTTGCTCCAGGGTTATTGACCTTTAATATTAACGAACCTAAGGGGCTTCCGGTCTTTGTGCACCCGGAGGGATTCCCGACTAATTATACCGGTGGAGGGGACGGACTGCTTTTGCCAGCAAGATACGGCGGTAAAGTTATCCTCTGGTCTGACGACTTTTATGGGACTCGCGTTGTTGGAAGTAGAAATAACTGGAAGACGGCTGAGTACCTCGGCTTAGTCCTTATGGATGACAATCTCAGCAAACAAGGTGGATACACAACTGGCAGCTTCGAGGTTGGTCAAACGATCTATTCTTTGACTGAATTCTTTCAGCCCACGAGATCTGTCAAGCCAAAGCAAGAGTTTTTGATGGTGGATATGACGGAGCAGATTGATGAACTTGTGAAGGGCTGGAAGGGCGAGATTTTGTAA
- a CDS encoding uncharacterized protein (EggNog:ENOG41), producing MASSPRPLQTCLYCRKQKRRCDKQVPRCGTCRRAKRECEYTVDRNEELVRLRTRVAHLETTLRRGASSHTSGSPSTPVSPDTSRPAMQPSDILAFTQEDRALSSSEPVPSALLPISYFLDTAVDCRPWDVRTFPFITIPQELLSQIASPAATREIADSYFDTVHSWLPFVWKRKISQLTASVDMHPDPGMATLLAAMKMITSATGSPFGNRLYRIVKGYMTVLEDCGFLTLGVLQAAILITLYEIGHGIYPAAYMSIGRCARLGQMMGLHGNSSTSKSFKQPTSWGETEEIRRTWFAVLILDRYINIGFEGRPLSSGEFADDEMLPCDTKSWGQGEPAPSQPLFVQGVTTLSGDPFSRVCQVAHLLGRIIDHRDDSRLVGPLRYTTAAQLLKTLNSLLHLLDTEFRLNSVAFSLAYAIAFSAKVALLNMYSCTETNQHVNCVEETEMQALALGEFRKFPAEITRFGDMLQLTEPINTENLSPLICDCLYQAAVTSLWYFKESGSEEMTGYLETLESYLRSMQTRWNIANEYLILIEKQR from the exons ATGGCTAGTTCTCCACGGCCTCTCCAGACCTGCCTGTATTGCCGCAAGCAAAAGCGGAGATGTGACAAGCAAGTACCGCGCTGCGGAACCTGCCGCCGGGCAAAGCGAGAATGTGAATACACCGTCGATAGAAACGAAGAGCTGGTCCGCCTGCGGACCCGAGTGGCCCATCTTGAGACGACGCTGAGGAGAGGCGCATCTTCCCACACAAGCGGCTCTCCCAGCACTCCTGTTTCTCCAGACACGTCGAGGCCTGCCATGCAACCTTCGGATATTCTCGCCTTTACGCAGGAGGATCGAGCACTTTCGTCTTCCGAACCGGTACCTTCAGCTCTGCTCCCTATTTCCTATTTCCTCGATACCGCTGTGGACTGCAGACCATGGGATGTCCGCACATTCCCTTTCATCACCATCCCGCAGGAGCTGCTTTCTCAGatagcatctccagcagcaacgcGTGAAATCGCTGACAGCTACTTTGACACAGTCCACTCATGGCTACCATTTgtttggaaaagaaagatcAGTCAACTCACCGCCTCCGTTGACATGCACCCAGACCCTGGAATGGCCACACTTTTGGCAGCTATGAAGATGATTACGAGTGCTACTGGCAGCCCGTTCGGAAATCGGTTGTACCGAATTGTCAAAGGATACATGACGGTATTGGAAGACTGTGGGTTTCTGACCCTGGGTGTGCTACAGGCGGCCATTTTAATCACTCTCTACGAAATCGGCCATGGCATTTATCCCGCTGCTTACATGTCGATTGGACGTTGTGCAAGATTAGGCCAAATGATGGGGTTGCATGGTAATAGTTCCACATCCAAATCATTTAAACAGCCCACATCCTGGGGGGAGACGGAAGAAATCAGGCGGACTTGGTTTGCGGTACTTATTCTCGACAG GTATATCAACATTGGCTTCGAAGGCCGGCCCCTTTCCTCGGGAGAGtttgccgacgacgagatgcTTCCTTGCGATACAAAGAGCTGGGGTCAGGGCGAACCAGCTCCCAGTCAGCCTCTTTTTGTTCAAGGTGTAACCACATTGTCAGGCGACCCATTTTCACGGGTTTGCCAAGTAGCTCACCTGCTTGGGCGTATTATCGATCATCGAGACGATTCTAGGCTGGTTGGGCCTCTTCGATACACAACAGCCGCGCAGTTACTCAAAACGCTGAATAGTCTACTACACCTTTTGGACACGGAATTCCGTTTAAATAGCGTCGCCTTCAGCCTTGCCTATGCTATTGCATTTAGCGCAAAGGTCGCCTTGTTAAACATGTACTCATGCACCGAAACTAATCAACACGTGAATTGTGTGGAAGAAACCGAGATGCAGGCTTTGGCGCTTGGTGAATTTCGCAAATTCCCAGCCGAAATAACCCGCTTTGGCGACATGCTGCAACTCACAGAACCAATTAACACCGAAAATTTGAGCCCTCTCATATGCGATTGCCTATATCAAGCAGCAGTCACTTCTCTGTGGTATTTCAAGGAAAGTGGAAGTGAAGAAATGACTGGATATCTAGAGACTTTGGAATCTTATCTGCGCTCTATGCAAACAAGGTGGAACATTGCGA AtgaatatttaatattaatagaGAAGCAACGTTGA
- a CDS encoding uncharacterized protein (EggNog:ENOG41~SECRETED:SignalP(1-21)): MILLSALFISAFLHSTAYTAAVSSHDKSSAQKLADPNYGPIPGQSSLYSSYRGKAPPFPGNITDPIAPTAKGSPGTDDLVWQNLLSAEWVIFSFYQQAVEMFNETAFVEAGYPNTTYDRIQEIRDNEAGHLRIFQNEITPTSVKPGACKYAFPFDNPTSFLALATLIEISSMTFLTGLVQMAKLPASQGAMTAIAATETRHETWALLDIWKTNPFGGPSDTVSPYANQILDVTNAFIVPKSCPSENPVYPSPRQNLPPFAPASSTKSMSPGSNIVLNFTDPTNQPSFHKGVQYYATFFHGPSNISVPVDTTHWPREDIKVEIPSQFEARGIILAVIADIVGAPTLASVKAGPVILLEQPAELGLLVT; the protein is encoded by the coding sequence ATGATTTTGCTCAGTGCACTCTTTATAAGTGCGTTTCTGCACTCAACAGCTTATACAGCAGCTGTATCTTCTCATGACAAGTCCAGTGCTCAGAAACTGGCAGATCCAAATTATGGCCCAATACCTGGGCAAAGCTCGCTATACAGCTCGTATAGGGGCAAGGCTCCTCCGTTCCCGGGCAATATCACGGATCCCATCGCACCCACTGCCAAAGGTTCTCCTGGAACCGACGATCTCGTTTGGCAAAACTTACTCTCTGCTGAATGGGTTATCTTCTCGTTCTACCAGCAGGCGGTAGAGATGTTTAACGAGACGGCCTTTGTCGAGGCAGGCTATCCCAACACGACGTATGATCGCATCCAAGAGATTCGCGACAATGAAGCTGGCCATCTGCGCATATTCCAAAATGAAATTACGCCTACTTCTGTCAAGCCTGGAGCTTGCAAGTATGCGTTTCCGTTCGACAATCCGACGTCCTTTCTAGCGCTCGCAACGCTGATTGAGATTTCGAGCATGACATTCCTAACGGGACTTGTGCAAATGGCCAAGCTGCCTGCATCCCAGGGGGCCATGACGGCCATTGCTGCTACGGAAACGCGGCACGAGACATGGGCTCTTCTCGATATCTGGAAAACAAACCCTTTTGGAGGCCCTTCAGACACCGTTTCCCCTTACGCCAACCAGATTCTCGACGTGACCAACGCGTTTATTGTTCCCAAGAGCTGCCCATCAGAGAACCCGGTTTATCCGTCACCGAGACAGAACTTGCCTCCTTTTGCTCCAGCTAGTTCGACAAAGTCGATGAGTCCGGGTAGCAATATCGTGCTGAACTTTACCGACCCGACCAACCAACCTAGCTTCCATAAGGGTGTGCAATACTATGCAACCTTTTTCCACGGCCCCTCCAACATTAGTGTGCCAGTTGACACAACACATTGGCCTCGCGAAGATATTAAAGTTGAGATTCCATCTCAGTTTGAAGCACGAGGCATCATTCTTGCGGTAATCGCCGATATAGTTGGTGCTCCAACTTTGGCGAGCGTTAAAGCTGGACCAGTCATACTTTTAGAACAACCAGCTGAGCTTGGGTTGTTGGTGACATAG